The following are from one region of the Arthrobacter sp. KBS0703 genome:
- the acs gene encoding acetate--CoA ligase, protein MSQDTPGSTATAAATSQQGDALENLLHENRKFAPTADFAANAVVGAEAYAEADADRPAFWAKQARELLTWNKDFTQALDWSNPPFAKWFVGGEVNAAYNALDRHVENGLGDRVAIYFEGEPGDSRSYTYAELTDEVKRAANAFESLGVAKGDRVAVYLPMIPEAVITLLACARIGAVHSVVFGGFSSDALRSRIEDAEAKLVVTADGTYRRGKPSALKSAVDQALAADGHSVQNVVVVKRNGQDVDWHEGRDHWWADTVGAASTEHTAVGHDSEHPLFILYTSGTTGKPKGILHTTGGFLTQTAYTHKAVFDLHPETDVYWCTADVGWVTGHSYVAYAPLINGATQVMYEGTPDSPHQGRWWEIVQKYKVSILYTAPTAIRTFMKWGRDIPDKYDLSSIRVLGSVGEPINPEAWMWYREVIGGNNAPIVDTWWQTETGAQMIAPLPGVTATKPGSAQVPLPGIAVDVVDENGASVPNGHGGFLVIREPWPAMLRGIWGDPERFKETYWSRFETMYFAGDGAKKDEDGDIWLLGRVDDVMNISGHRLSTTEIESALVSHPAVAEAAVVGAADETTGQAVVAFVILRGDAVDSGDEIVQDLRNHVGKEIGPIAKPKTILVVPELPKTRSGKIMRRLLKDVAEGRDTGDATTLADNTVMAQIAASLKK, encoded by the coding sequence ATGTCCCAGGACACTCCCGGCTCGACGGCCACCGCCGCCGCCACCAGCCAGCAGGGCGATGCACTTGAAAACCTGCTGCACGAGAACCGCAAGTTTGCCCCGACCGCGGACTTCGCCGCCAACGCCGTCGTTGGCGCGGAAGCCTACGCCGAGGCCGATGCCGACCGCCCCGCCTTCTGGGCAAAGCAGGCGCGCGAACTGCTGACGTGGAACAAGGACTTCACGCAGGCGCTCGACTGGTCCAACCCGCCGTTCGCGAAGTGGTTCGTCGGCGGCGAGGTCAACGCCGCCTACAACGCCCTGGACCGGCACGTGGAGAACGGGCTCGGCGACCGCGTGGCCATCTATTTCGAAGGCGAACCCGGCGATTCCCGCTCCTACACCTACGCCGAGCTGACCGATGAAGTAAAAAGGGCCGCCAACGCGTTCGAGTCCCTCGGTGTTGCCAAGGGTGACCGCGTGGCCGTTTACCTGCCCATGATTCCGGAGGCCGTGATCACGCTGCTGGCCTGCGCCCGGATCGGGGCAGTGCATTCGGTGGTGTTCGGCGGCTTCTCCTCTGACGCCCTGCGGTCCCGGATCGAGGACGCCGAAGCCAAGCTGGTGGTCACCGCCGACGGCACCTACCGGCGCGGCAAGCCCAGCGCCCTGAAGTCCGCCGTGGACCAGGCCCTGGCCGCGGACGGGCACAGCGTGCAGAACGTGGTGGTGGTCAAGCGCAACGGCCAGGATGTGGACTGGCACGAGGGCCGGGACCACTGGTGGGCCGACACCGTCGGGGCGGCCTCCACCGAACACACCGCCGTGGGCCACGATTCCGAACACCCGCTGTTCATCCTCTACACCTCCGGCACCACCGGAAAGCCCAAGGGCATCCTGCACACCACCGGCGGGTTCCTCACCCAGACCGCGTACACCCACAAGGCCGTGTTCGACCTGCACCCGGAAACGGACGTCTACTGGTGCACGGCCGACGTCGGCTGGGTCACCGGCCACTCCTATGTCGCGTACGCGCCGCTCATCAACGGCGCCACGCAGGTCATGTACGAGGGCACGCCCGATTCCCCGCACCAGGGCCGCTGGTGGGAGATCGTCCAGAAGTACAAGGTCTCCATCCTCTACACCGCCCCCACGGCCATCCGGACGTTCATGAAGTGGGGCCGGGACATCCCCGACAAGTACGATCTCTCCTCCATCCGGGTCCTGGGCTCGGTGGGCGAACCCATCAACCCCGAGGCCTGGATGTGGTACCGCGAGGTCATCGGCGGGAACAACGCACCCATCGTGGACACCTGGTGGCAGACCGAAACCGGGGCCCAGATGATCGCCCCGCTGCCCGGCGTCACGGCCACAAAGCCCGGCTCGGCGCAGGTCCCGCTGCCCGGCATCGCCGTGGACGTCGTGGACGAGAACGGCGCGTCGGTGCCGAACGGCCACGGCGGCTTCCTGGTGATCCGCGAACCCTGGCCGGCCATGCTGCGCGGCATCTGGGGCGACCCCGAGCGCTTCAAGGAAACCTACTGGTCCCGGTTCGAGACCATGTACTTCGCCGGTGACGGCGCCAAGAAGGACGAGGACGGCGACATCTGGCTCCTGGGCCGCGTGGACGACGTCATGAACATCTCCGGCCACCGCCTCTCCACCACGGAGATCGAGTCCGCCCTGGTGAGCCACCCGGCCGTGGCGGAGGCCGCCGTCGTCGGAGCCGCGGACGAAACCACCGGCCAGGCCGTGGTGGCGTTCGTCATCCTGCGCGGCGACGCCGTGGACTCCGGCGACGAAATCGTCCAGGACCTCCGCAACCACGTGGGCAAGGAGATCGGCCCCATCGCCAAACCCAAGACCATCCTGGTGGTGCCCGAACTGCCCAAGACCCGCTCCGGCAAGATCATGCGCCGCCTGCTCAAGGACGTCGCCGAAGGACGCGACACCGGAGACGCCACCACCCTGGCCGACAACACCGTCATGGCCCAGATCGCGGCTTCACTGAAGAAATAA
- a CDS encoding ABC transporter substrate-binding protein, with product MAAHTAPSLTAGPGRRTILKTMGVGVAGLAGVPLLAACTGGTGPSGGGTDSSGLTFGSGSSDEVPKKAYQAVTDAFTKKTGKTVNTNVVPHNDFQNKINSYLQGSPDDTFTWFAGYRMQFYAGKGLLAPVDDVWEKIGGNFSDALKKASTGPDGKMYFVPNYNYPWGFFYRKSLWAEKGYEVPENFDALKTLAAKMKADGIIPIGFADKDGWPAMGTFDYINMRLNGYQFHVDLCSHKESWDQPKVTEVFTTWSALLPFQDPAALGQTWQDAAKSLAAKKTGMYLLGSFVTQQFTDPAVLKDIDFFPFPEIATEGRDAVEAPIDGLLLSKKGGENSAARQFMEFIGTPEAQDAYAAVDPSNIATAKGADTSKFSELNKKCAETIANAKSISQFFDRDALPAMANNVMIPALQTFLKDGKMDVKNLEAQAKTLYAAQ from the coding sequence ATGGCAGCACACACAGCACCGTCCCTCACCGCCGGCCCGGGCCGACGCACAATCCTGAAGACCATGGGCGTGGGTGTTGCCGGGCTGGCCGGCGTGCCGCTGCTGGCAGCCTGCACCGGGGGCACCGGCCCCTCCGGCGGAGGCACTGATTCCTCGGGACTCACTTTCGGCTCAGGGTCCTCCGACGAGGTTCCCAAGAAGGCCTACCAGGCAGTGACCGATGCCTTCACGAAAAAGACGGGCAAGACCGTTAACACCAACGTGGTGCCGCACAACGACTTCCAGAACAAGATCAACTCCTACCTGCAGGGCTCGCCGGACGACACGTTCACCTGGTTCGCGGGCTACCGGATGCAGTTCTACGCCGGCAAGGGCCTCCTCGCTCCCGTCGATGATGTCTGGGAGAAGATCGGCGGAAATTTCTCGGATGCCCTGAAGAAAGCCTCCACCGGCCCTGACGGCAAGATGTACTTCGTGCCGAACTACAACTACCCGTGGGGTTTCTTCTACCGCAAGAGCCTCTGGGCGGAGAAGGGCTACGAGGTTCCGGAAAATTTCGATGCCCTCAAGACGCTGGCGGCCAAGATGAAGGCCGACGGTATCATCCCGATCGGCTTTGCCGACAAGGACGGCTGGCCGGCCATGGGCACGTTCGACTACATCAACATGCGGCTCAACGGCTACCAGTTCCACGTGGACCTCTGTTCACACAAGGAATCCTGGGACCAGCCGAAGGTGACCGAGGTGTTCACCACGTGGTCCGCGCTGCTTCCCTTCCAGGACCCGGCAGCGCTGGGCCAGACCTGGCAGGACGCGGCCAAGTCACTGGCGGCCAAGAAGACCGGCATGTACCTGCTCGGCTCCTTCGTCACCCAGCAGTTCACGGATCCCGCCGTGCTCAAGGACATCGACTTCTTCCCGTTCCCGGAGATCGCCACTGAAGGCCGCGACGCTGTCGAAGCCCCCATCGACGGCCTGCTCCTGTCCAAGAAAGGCGGCGAGAACTCGGCGGCGCGCCAGTTCATGGAATTCATCGGCACGCCCGAGGCCCAGGACGCCTACGCCGCCGTGGACCCCTCCAACATCGCCACCGCCAAGGGCGCGGACACTTCCAAATTCAGCGAGCTGAACAAGAAATGTGCCGAGACCATCGCCAACGCCAAGTCCATCAGCCAGTTCTTCGACCGTGACGCCCTTCCCGCCATGGCCAACAACGTCATGATTCCCGCCCTGCAGACCTTCCTCAAGGACGGCAAGATGGACGTCAAAAACCTCGAGGCCCAGGCCAAGACCCTCTACGCGGCCCAGTAG
- a CDS encoding carbohydrate ABC transporter permease, producing MSTTARDLVPPESRAPSGAQAKGVKSGKVRRLSKRDKIVLTLMVGIPTLIQLVFVWLPTLMSIALSFTRWNGLALTDIRPADLGNYQYISQDYPPFWPAMQHNLLWLAFLALVATPLGLLLAVLLDQQIRGSKIYQSIFFAPVMLSLALIGIIWQLFYQRDNGLLNFLLGTSGTPQAVDWFGDSSVNIWAALIAATWRHAGYVMLLYLAGLKGVDPSLKEAAAIDGANAVQTFFRVVFPAMRPINVVIVVITIIESLRAFDVVYVINRGTNGLELISALVIQNLVGEGQVIGVGSALAVVLLVISLVPIVFYLSRTFGKENRA from the coding sequence ATGAGCACTACAGCAAGAGACCTGGTCCCACCGGAATCCAGGGCACCGTCCGGAGCGCAGGCCAAGGGCGTCAAAAGCGGGAAGGTCCGGCGGCTTTCCAAACGGGACAAGATCGTCCTGACCCTGATGGTCGGCATTCCGACGCTCATCCAGCTCGTTTTTGTCTGGCTGCCCACCCTGATGTCCATCGCCCTGAGCTTCACGCGCTGGAACGGACTGGCCTTGACCGACATCAGGCCGGCAGACCTCGGTAACTACCAGTACATCTCGCAGGACTACCCGCCGTTCTGGCCGGCCATGCAGCACAACCTGCTCTGGCTTGCGTTCCTGGCCCTCGTGGCCACGCCGCTGGGACTCCTGCTGGCTGTGCTGTTGGACCAGCAGATCCGCGGCAGCAAAATCTACCAGAGCATTTTCTTCGCTCCCGTAATGCTGTCCCTGGCCTTGATCGGCATCATCTGGCAGCTCTTCTACCAGCGGGACAACGGCCTGCTGAACTTCCTGCTGGGCACGTCCGGCACCCCGCAGGCCGTTGACTGGTTCGGTGACTCCTCCGTCAACATCTGGGCAGCCCTGATCGCCGCCACCTGGCGCCATGCCGGCTACGTCATGCTGCTGTACCTGGCCGGCCTCAAGGGCGTCGACCCGAGCCTCAAGGAGGCCGCGGCGATCGATGGCGCGAACGCGGTGCAGACGTTCTTCCGGGTGGTTTTCCCGGCCATGCGCCCCATCAACGTGGTGATCGTCGTGATCACCATCATCGAGTCGCTGCGTGCGTTCGACGTCGTCTATGTCATCAACCGCGGCACCAACGGCCTGGAGCTGATCAGTGCCCTGGTGATCCAGAACCTGGTGGGAGAGGGGCAGGTGATCGGCGTCGGCTCAGCCCTTGCGGTGGTCCTGCTGGTGATCTCCCTGGTCCCCATCGTCTTCTACCTCAGCCGCACCTTCGGCAAGGAGAACAGAGCATGA
- a CDS encoding carbohydrate ABC transporter permease, with the protein MSTTARAGVPSVAERRSGSKPKRHYGTHIFLTVMAVMWLIPLGWALFTALRPIASTNEYGYFSIAGDFNFDNFVQAWTQGGIAKYFWNSVIISVPAVLLVLFLASMMAFAVSRVSWKFNVTLLIMFTAGNLLPPQVLAAPLFEMAKHFEVPYAFSDSGNMLNTYIAVIAVNTAFQMGFCTFVLSNYMKALSPDLTEAALVDGAGIWRQYREIIMPLCRPAFAALGTLEVIFIYNDYFWPLIFIQSGDRLPVTTAINNLQGEFLNDYNLLAAGAVITVIPTLIVYLLLQRQFVAGLTLGSSKG; encoded by the coding sequence ATGAGCACCACGGCCCGCGCAGGCGTTCCGTCCGTGGCGGAGCGCCGTTCCGGCAGCAAGCCAAAACGGCATTACGGAACCCACATCTTCCTCACGGTCATGGCCGTCATGTGGCTCATTCCGCTCGGATGGGCTCTCTTCACGGCCCTGCGGCCCATCGCCTCCACCAATGAATACGGCTACTTCAGCATCGCCGGAGACTTCAACTTCGACAACTTCGTCCAGGCCTGGACGCAGGGCGGCATCGCGAAGTACTTCTGGAACTCGGTGATCATCTCCGTTCCGGCGGTCCTGCTGGTGCTGTTCCTGGCATCCATGATGGCGTTCGCCGTCAGCCGGGTGAGCTGGAAGTTCAACGTCACGCTGCTCATCATGTTCACTGCCGGCAACCTGCTGCCGCCCCAGGTCCTGGCGGCGCCGCTGTTCGAGATGGCCAAGCATTTCGAAGTGCCGTACGCCTTCAGCGATTCCGGCAACATGCTGAACACGTACATCGCGGTCATCGCCGTGAACACGGCCTTCCAGATGGGCTTCTGCACGTTCGTCCTGTCCAACTACATGAAGGCGCTCTCCCCCGACCTGACCGAGGCCGCACTGGTGGACGGGGCGGGCATCTGGCGCCAGTACCGGGAGATCATCATGCCGCTGTGCCGGCCGGCCTTTGCCGCGCTCGGCACCTTGGAAGTCATCTTCATCTACAACGACTATTTCTGGCCCCTCATCTTCATCCAGAGCGGCGACAGGCTTCCCGTCACCACGGCCATCAACAACCTCCAGGGCGAATTCCTGAACGACTACAACCTGCTGGCGGCCGGAGCCGTGATCACCGTTATTCCGACGCTGATCGTCTACCTGCTCCTGCAGCGGCAGTTTGTTGCCGGGCTGACTCTTGGTTCCAGCAAGGGGTAA
- a CDS encoding DeoR/GlpR family DNA-binding transcription regulator, translating into MLPAARHQSIVDAVQRERVVRVSDLAQLLGVSLMTVRRDIETLEESGQVERIHGGAKLPGDASTHEPGFELKSTQLTAQKRAIAVEAASMVHEGMAVALSAGTTTWALAKELVNGPRITVVTNSIRIADLFHHGAASGGPRHSSTVILIGGERTPSDALVGPIATAALRQLHLDLLFLGVHGMDAEAGYTTPNLLEAETDRAFVAASRKVVVLADHTKWGTQGISTIAELEEADEVISGAGLSGEAQRILRDRVSRLRLV; encoded by the coding sequence ATGCTTCCCGCCGCCCGCCACCAGTCCATAGTGGATGCCGTCCAGCGCGAGCGCGTGGTCCGTGTCTCGGACCTCGCCCAGCTGCTGGGCGTGTCCCTCATGACCGTGCGCCGGGACATCGAAACGCTGGAGGAAAGCGGGCAGGTGGAGCGGATCCACGGTGGCGCCAAGCTGCCCGGCGACGCCAGCACCCACGAGCCCGGATTCGAACTCAAGTCCACCCAGCTGACGGCGCAGAAGCGCGCCATTGCCGTGGAGGCCGCCAGCATGGTGCATGAGGGCATGGCCGTGGCCCTCAGCGCGGGCACCACCACCTGGGCGCTGGCCAAGGAGCTCGTGAACGGCCCGCGGATCACCGTGGTGACCAACTCGATCCGTATCGCCGACCTCTTCCACCACGGTGCGGCGTCGGGCGGCCCGCGGCACAGCTCAACGGTGATCCTAATCGGCGGCGAGCGCACGCCGTCGGACGCGCTGGTGGGACCCATTGCCACCGCGGCGCTCAGGCAGTTGCACCTGGACCTGCTGTTCCTCGGCGTGCACGGCATGGACGCCGAGGCCGGCTACACAACCCCCAACCTTCTGGAAGCCGAAACCGACCGCGCCTTCGTGGCCGCCTCCCGCAAAGTAGTGGTCCTGGCCGACCACACCAAGTGGGGCACCCAGGGCATCAGCACCATCGCGGAACTCGAGGAAGCCGACGAGGTGATCAGTGGTGCCGGCCTGTCCGGCGAAGCCCAGCGCATCCTCCGCGACCGGGTAAGCCGGCTGCGGCTCGTCTAG
- a CDS encoding LacI family DNA-binding transcriptional regulator, protein MTTPAVPAPRTQVTRKDVARYAGVSTAVVSYVVNGGPKKVAPATEARVQEAIRLLGYRPNAAARALKLGSTETIGLIIPDNSNPFFSLLAHAVEDAAAELGFALFLTNSDGNLAKERRNIRNLAARQVDGVVLASVLLDPDLADLQAAEIPSVLLSHSERSAGFTTVGVDLAEGARTAVEHLIGHGHTNIGLAMGTTTGNEGDAREDGWLRALKDAGLPEGPIARSAFTRVGGYAAGKRLLASANRPTAIFASSDMQAIGILRVLHEAGLAVPGDVALASFDGSVEAEYSWPPLTTVEQPVRAMAEAAVRALVGADRAEPPRHQVFPTRLLVRQSCGCG, encoded by the coding sequence ATGACGACTCCGGCAGTGCCCGCCCCGCGAACCCAGGTGACCCGCAAGGATGTTGCCCGGTACGCCGGGGTGAGCACCGCCGTCGTCAGTTACGTTGTGAACGGAGGCCCCAAGAAGGTAGCGCCAGCCACGGAAGCCAGGGTCCAGGAGGCCATCAGGCTCCTGGGCTACCGGCCCAACGCGGCGGCGAGGGCGCTGAAGCTGGGCTCAACGGAGACCATCGGCCTCATCATCCCGGACAACAGCAACCCCTTCTTCTCCTTGCTGGCCCATGCCGTGGAGGACGCGGCGGCAGAGCTGGGCTTCGCGCTCTTCCTGACGAATTCGGACGGGAACCTTGCCAAGGAGCGCCGGAACATCCGGAACCTCGCCGCCCGGCAGGTGGACGGGGTGGTTTTGGCGAGTGTGCTGTTGGACCCGGACCTGGCTGACCTGCAGGCTGCGGAGATACCGTCCGTGCTCCTGAGCCACAGCGAGAGGTCCGCAGGCTTCACCACGGTGGGTGTGGACCTGGCCGAAGGGGCCCGCACCGCCGTGGAGCACCTGATCGGGCACGGCCACACCAACATCGGCCTGGCGATGGGTACCACCACGGGAAACGAAGGGGACGCCCGTGAGGACGGGTGGCTGCGGGCCCTCAAGGACGCCGGCCTGCCCGAAGGGCCGATCGCACGCAGCGCGTTCACCCGGGTCGGCGGGTACGCGGCCGGCAAGCGGCTCCTTGCCTCGGCGAACCGGCCAACGGCGATCTTTGCGAGCTCGGATATGCAGGCGATCGGCATACTCCGGGTCCTCCATGAAGCGGGACTGGCCGTGCCCGGCGACGTGGCGCTGGCATCCTTCGACGGCTCGGTGGAGGCTGAGTATTCGTGGCCGCCGCTGACCACTGTTGAACAGCCCGTGCGCGCCATGGCGGAGGCCGCAGTGCGCGCGCTTGTCGGCGCCGACCGTGCCGAGCCGCCGCGGCACCAGGTCTTTCCGACCCGGCTGCTGGTCCGGCAGTCCTGCGGCTGCGGCTGA
- a CDS encoding Gfo/Idh/MocA family protein codes for MAFSIGVVGVGQFGGHFAHLFKLHPGVTEVYVVDERPERAAAAQATWGLDGTMDSFEELLASDVDAVAIFTQRWTHGPLVEQALRAGKHVYSAVPMAVSEEEIERIIEAVKETGLVYAMGETSYYNPATVYARNQHAAGKFGRIFYSEGDYVHDMDLGFYDAYQYSGGDRWKETASYPPMLYPTHAIGGVLGVLPSHAVSVSCIGVKDDRGDGVFDKDVSMFGNDFSNATALFELNDGGAMRTNEMRRVGYPSHIRESRFRFFGTEASFEQIATVTVWQDKENVHDISDQVETRPSIPLDDPSLAGVAPELRDAFISGLAPVHDRGRLPDEYLGAPTGHEGSHQFLVDDFVTAVNTGTLPPVNAWVAARFTLPGIVAHASAQQNGERLAIRDFGDAPAAQ; via the coding sequence ATGGCGTTTTCAATCGGAGTCGTCGGCGTCGGACAGTTCGGCGGCCATTTCGCCCATCTTTTTAAGCTCCACCCGGGAGTCACGGAGGTCTACGTCGTCGACGAACGGCCGGAACGGGCCGCGGCCGCCCAAGCAACGTGGGGGCTCGACGGAACCATGGACAGCTTCGAGGAACTGCTGGCGTCCGACGTCGACGCCGTCGCCATCTTCACGCAGCGCTGGACCCACGGGCCGCTCGTGGAGCAGGCGCTGCGCGCCGGCAAGCACGTCTACTCGGCAGTGCCCATGGCGGTTTCCGAAGAGGAGATCGAACGCATCATCGAGGCCGTGAAGGAAACCGGGCTCGTCTACGCCATGGGGGAGACCAGCTACTACAACCCGGCGACCGTCTATGCCCGCAACCAGCATGCCGCCGGCAAATTCGGCCGGATCTTCTACAGCGAAGGCGACTACGTCCACGACATGGACCTCGGCTTCTATGATGCCTACCAGTACAGCGGCGGCGACCGCTGGAAGGAGACCGCCAGCTACCCGCCCATGCTCTACCCCACCCATGCCATCGGCGGCGTCCTGGGGGTGCTGCCGTCGCACGCGGTCAGCGTCAGCTGTATCGGCGTCAAGGACGACCGCGGGGACGGCGTGTTCGACAAGGACGTGAGCATGTTCGGCAACGACTTCTCCAACGCCACGGCGCTGTTCGAACTGAACGACGGCGGTGCGATGCGCACCAACGAAATGCGCCGGGTTGGCTACCCGTCCCACATCCGTGAGTCCCGGTTCCGCTTTTTCGGCACCGAGGCCAGCTTCGAGCAGATCGCGACGGTGACGGTGTGGCAGGACAAGGAAAACGTCCACGACATCTCGGACCAGGTGGAAACCCGGCCCAGCATCCCGCTGGATGATCCCTCGCTGGCCGGCGTTGCCCCCGAACTGCGCGACGCCTTCATCTCCGGGCTTGCCCCGGTGCACGACCGCGGACGGCTGCCGGACGAATACCTCGGAGCCCCGACCGGCCACGAAGGCAGCCACCAGTTCCTGGTGGACGACTTCGTGACGGCGGTCAACACCGGCACGCTGCCGCCCGTCAACGCCTGGGTGGCCGCTCGGTTCACGCTTCCCGGAATCGTGGCCCATGCCTCGGCCCAGCAGAACGGCGAACGCCTGGCCATCCGCGACTTCGGCGATGCCCCGGCGGCGCAGTAG
- a CDS encoding carbohydrate ABC transporter permease, translated as MTTLTKQQQDPAARVGLPKAGKPARRSLTNRLGDLKVALFFIFPAMIGFVLFYLVPTIRGVYLSFTEYSILGDPTWIGIKNYTAMLGDELFWNAMAVTVQYVGLNIGFQTVIALGLALLMHRVAKSTFIRGALLLPFLVANVIVALLWFWMLDYQMGIVNEIISWMGLPRIAFFGSEQWAIPTIAAVNVWRHMGYTALLIFAGLQSIPNHVYEVASLDGASPTRTFWSITMPLLRPVMVLVLVVTVIGSFQVFDTVAVTTGGGPVNASRVIQMYIYQKAFGESDFGYASALSVILFLILALVAFVQMKFLKGNESDLD; from the coding sequence ATGACCACCCTTACCAAGCAGCAACAGGACCCGGCAGCCCGGGTCGGACTCCCCAAGGCAGGGAAGCCCGCCCGCAGGAGCCTTACCAACCGCCTCGGCGACCTGAAGGTCGCCCTGTTCTTCATCTTCCCGGCGATGATCGGCTTTGTTCTCTTCTATTTGGTCCCCACCATCCGGGGCGTCTACCTCAGCTTCACCGAGTACAGCATCCTGGGTGACCCCACCTGGATCGGCATCAAGAACTACACCGCCATGCTCGGCGATGAACTGTTCTGGAACGCCATGGCAGTCACCGTCCAGTACGTCGGCCTGAACATCGGCTTCCAGACCGTCATCGCCCTTGGACTGGCCCTCCTCATGCACCGCGTCGCAAAGTCCACATTCATCCGCGGCGCTTTGCTGCTGCCCTTCCTGGTGGCGAATGTGATCGTCGCGCTGCTGTGGTTCTGGATGCTCGACTACCAGATGGGCATCGTCAACGAAATCATCAGCTGGATGGGCCTGCCCCGCATCGCCTTCTTCGGCAGCGAGCAATGGGCCATTCCCACCATCGCCGCCGTCAACGTATGGCGCCACATGGGCTACACCGCCCTCCTGATCTTTGCCGGCCTGCAGTCCATCCCCAACCACGTCTACGAGGTTGCATCACTAGACGGCGCCTCCCCCACCCGGACGTTCTGGAGCATCACCATGCCGCTCCTGCGCCCCGTCATGGTGCTGGTGCTGGTGGTCACCGTGATCGGGTCCTTCCAGGTGTTCGACACCGTGGCAGTGACTACGGGCGGTGGCCCGGTCAACGCCTCCCGCGTCATCCAGATGTACATCTACCAAAAGGCCTTCGGCGAATCGGACTTCGGCTACGCATCGGCACTGTCCGTCATTCTCTTCCTCATTCTTGCCCTGGTGGCCTTCGTGCAAATGAAGTTCCTCAAGGGCAACGAATCGGATCTGGACTAA
- a CDS encoding carbohydrate ABC transporter permease, which yields MSTSTLTRKKSLNTVPAKKPVNWRRVGAWALVAIAVAVTVAPFLWMLRTALSSNASLASNAGNLLPADFSLGAFKRVLGMQSPEEAIAEGGSGAAINFWLYLRNSVIFASVTTAGQVFFSAMAAYAFSRLRWPGRNAVFALFLATMMVPPIFTALPNFLMIKNMGLLNTFAGMTLPFLFMTPFAIFFLRQFFLSMSREVEEAAMLDGAKHLRIFFQIVLPNAAAPLATLALLTFIGQWNEYFWPLLVGQDENVRVLTVGLGVFKSQSPQGAPDWTGLMAATLVAAVPVLLLFIAFGKKVVNSIGFSGIK from the coding sequence ATGAGCACCTCTACACTCACCCGCAAGAAGTCCCTGAATACCGTTCCCGCCAAGAAGCCGGTCAACTGGCGGCGCGTCGGAGCCTGGGCCCTGGTGGCCATCGCCGTAGCCGTCACCGTTGCACCCTTCCTGTGGATGCTGCGCACCGCGTTGTCCAGCAACGCCTCGCTGGCATCCAACGCCGGCAACCTGCTGCCCGCGGACTTCAGCCTCGGCGCCTTCAAGAGGGTCCTCGGGATGCAGAGCCCGGAAGAGGCCATCGCTGAGGGAGGCTCGGGAGCCGCCATCAACTTCTGGCTGTACCTCCGGAACTCGGTGATCTTCGCCAGCGTCACCACCGCCGGGCAGGTCTTCTTCAGCGCGATGGCAGCCTACGCGTTCTCCCGGCTCCGCTGGCCCGGACGGAACGCCGTGTTCGCCCTGTTCCTGGCCACCATGATGGTCCCGCCGATCTTCACCGCGCTGCCCAACTTCCTCATGATCAAGAACATGGGCCTGCTCAACACGTTCGCCGGAATGACGCTGCCCTTCCTGTTCATGACCCCGTTCGCCATCTTCTTCCTGCGCCAGTTCTTCCTCAGCATGTCCCGGGAAGTGGAGGAAGCCGCAATGCTCGACGGTGCCAAGCACCTGAGGATCTTCTTCCAGATCGTCCTGCCGAATGCCGCCGCCCCCCTCGCCACCCTGGCGCTGCTGACCTTCATCGGCCAGTGGAACGAATACTTCTGGCCGCTGCTGGTGGGCCAGGACGAAAACGTCCGCGTGCTCACCGTGGGCCTGGGCGTCTTCAAGTCCCAGTCCCCGCAGGGCGCCCCGGACTGGACCGGACTGATGGCCGCCACGCTGGTGGCCGCCGTCCCCGTGCTCCTGCTGTTCATCGCCTTCGGCAAGAAGGTGGTCAACTCCATCGGCTTCTCCGGCATCAAATAA